From Sporolactobacillus pectinivorans:
AGACGTTTTTGTTGACCGGAGACTGGGTGCCAAACAGTGTTTGAGCGATGTCGCTGCCCAAAACCACATTTTTCGTCCGGTTGTTTTCGTCAAAAGATGAAATAAAACGGCCATCCGCCACCGTAAGCTGCCTGATGCTCATATAGGCTGAGGTCGTTCCTGTCACGCTGACAGTGGAAGACGTACTGCCGTTCGCCACAGTGTCTCTGCCGCTCAACACCGGAGCGACTTCCTTAACACCATAGACCTGTCCGACCTGATTCAATTTGTCCATTGTAAAATGTGTATCCGTATTGGTAATATTGACCGTAATCAAGTTCGTTCCCAGACTGTTAACGCTATTCGCAACAGACTTGCTGGATCCCTGGCCGATTGCGAGAAGAGCAATCACTGATGCGACGCCGATAATGATGCCGAGCATCGTCAGAAGGGCTCTCGTTTTATTCGCACGTATATTTCTGAATGCCATGATTATTGAAGTCATCAGATTCATCAGATATGTTCTCCTTCCCACAGTCTGCCGTCACGGATACTGACCGTCCTTTTGGCCTTCCTGGCGACATGCAGATCATGTGTGATCAGGATAATCGTCCGCCCTTTTTCATTCAGGTCCGTCAGAAGATCCATAATTTCCTCACTCGTCCGGCTGTCAAGCGCACCGGTTGGCTCATCGGCCAGCAGTATCTGCGGCTCTCCGGTCAGTGCCCGGGCAATCGCGACGCGCTGCTGCTGCCCGCCAGAAAGCTGATTCGGAAGATGACCTGCCCGCTTTCCGAGCCCCACCTGTTGCAGACAGACCATTGCCCGGGCGCGCCTCTCCTTTGCCTTGATGCCCCGATAGAGAAGCGGAAGTTCCACATTTTCCACGGCTGTGAGTTTACCAAGCAGATTAAAATTTTGGAAAATGAAACCGATTTTCTTATTTCGGATCGCAGCAAGGTCCCGATCCTTTAATTTGTCAATATGGCTTCCAGCTAGGACATATTCTCCTGAATCCGGTTGATCAAGGCAGCCCATCATATGCATGAGTGTCGATTTGCCCGATCCCGACGGGCCGACGATCGATAAAAAATCGCCGTCTTTAATGGTCAGACTGACATGATCCAATGCATGAACCACGTTTTCGCCCAATTTATAGCTCTTTTCAATTTGGTTCATGGTGATGATCGGTTCTGTCATTGACCATTGCCGCCTCCATTTCCCATCTGGCTACCTTGTCCACCACCAGTGCCTGTGCCGCTTCCGAACCCACGGCCTCCGCCGCCTCCGAAGCCACGACCTCCGCCAAAGCCCTGACCTCCGCCAAAGCCACTCATCATGCCATATGAGCTCTGACTATTTGAAGTGGAATTCGTGCCGGATTGCCTTGTGATCGCGGTAAGCTGCACAGACTGTCCGGCTGTGAGTCCAGAAGTGATCTCAATTGACTGATCGTTGCTTATGCCCGTTTTGACCGCTACCATACTGCCCTGCTTCGTATCCATATTCATCAAGCGTCGGCGACCGAAGCCGCTTTGCTGACTCTGAGAAGCCGTATTTGATGAAAGGTAAACGTAAGACTGATTGCCGGCCTGATGAACTGCTCCGGTTGGCAGGTAAAGCACGTTAGCCTTTTTTTGAAGTACGATATTCCCGGTTGTCGTCATGCCGGGTTTCAGACCTGACGAACTGTTCAGGTGAACCGTTACATTGAAAGTGGATACACCATTCGTATCGGTTCCCTCCGCTGCAATTGATGTCACTGTTCCGCTGAATGTTTTGCTCGGATAAGCATTCACAGTCACCGCTACGTTCTGTCCGTCCTTAACTTTCGGTATATCGAGCTCATCAATCTGAAGTACAGTGTTCAGATCACTGTAATTGGTCAGATGCATCACAGCCCGGCCCACAGTGACCCTTTGTCCAGCGTACGCATTCACAGTGGTAATTGTCCCTGCGGCAGGCGCGTCTAGGGTTGTCCCGTCCGTATACGTCAGCAGCGCAGCGCCCTGCTTGACGGTGTCATTCGCTGCTACATCAACTGTAGAAATAGTTTTCGAGGCATCACCTGATCCGATGGTTATATCCTCATCAGTGGCAGGCACGAGATCCCCAGAACCGCTGACATCCGTTTCAATCGTTCCTTTCTGCACCGTCGTTGTTGGGTACAAAACTTGTGCAGCTGCAGATTTGTTTTGTGTGAGAAACCAGAATGCCCCTCCTCCGACAATAAGTATAAGAACAATGATCGTTATCCAGACCCGTTTCATTACAAATGCTCCCTTCGCTGTTCGCAAATAACTCTTTGAATGTTCTCAGTTTAAGTGGACAATCTTAAGATTTGCTTAAACCCATGATGAAGAATTTTCCTGATGCCTATTTGGCCTGTCTGACCAGGAAACGGGCCTCGTTGATCTTGGTTCATAAATCTCAAAGCATAAAAAACCTCCTGTGAGTGCTCTCAGGAGGTTCTTCTTTTCATTTATTCAAGTCCATCAATTTCCGATGCTCTGCCCCTCGCTTTTCGGATCTTTTCTGCTACCTATGCGTAGTCA
This genomic window contains:
- a CDS encoding ABC transporter ATP-binding protein, translated to MTEPIITMNQIEKSYKLGENVVHALDHVSLTIKDGDFLSIVGPSGSGKSTLMHMMGCLDQPDSGEYVLAGSHIDKLKDRDLAAIRNKKIGFIFQNFNLLGKLTAVENVELPLLYRGIKAKERRARAMVCLQQVGLGKRAGHLPNQLSGGQQQRVAIARALTGEPQILLADEPTGALDSRTSEEIMDLLTDLNEKGRTIILITHDLHVARKAKRTVSIRDGRLWEGEHI
- a CDS encoding efflux RND transporter periplasmic adaptor subunit; this encodes MKRVWITIIVLILIVGGGAFWFLTQNKSAAAQVLYPTTTVQKGTIETDVSGSGDLVPATDEDITIGSGDASKTISTVDVAANDTVKQGAALLTYTDGTTLDAPAAGTITTVNAYAGQRVTVGRAVMHLTNYSDLNTVLQIDELDIPKVKDGQNVAVTVNAYPSKTFSGTVTSIAAEGTDTNGVSTFNVTVHLNSSSGLKPGMTTTGNIVLQKKANVLYLPTGAVHQAGNQSYVYLSSNTASQSQQSGFGRRRLMNMDTKQGSMVAVKTGISNDQSIEITSGLTAGQSVQLTAITRQSGTNSTSNSQSSYGMMSGFGGGQGFGGGRGFGGGGGRGFGSGTGTGGGQGSQMGNGGGNGQ